Proteins encoded together in one Mastacembelus armatus chromosome 15, fMasArm1.2, whole genome shotgun sequence window:
- the LOC113131347 gene encoding phosphoglycerate mutase 1-like, whose protein sequence is MAAYKLVLIRHGESNWNQENRFCGWFDADLSETGEEEAKRGGQALKDADFEFDICYTSVLKRAIRTLWLVLDGIDQMWVPVHRTWRLNERHYGGLTGLNKAETAAKHGEAQVKIWRRSFDIPPPPMGPDHDYYTIISKDRRYADLTEEQLPSCESLKDTIARALPFWNEEIAPQIKLGKRVLIAAHGNSLRGIVKHLEGMSDEAIMELNLPTGIPILYELDKNLKPVKPMQFLGDEETVRKAMEAVAAQGKAKK, encoded by the exons ATGGCCGCCTACAAATTAGTACTGATCCGCCACGGAGAGAGCAACTGGAACCAGGAGAATCGGTTCTGCGGTTGGTTCGATGCGGATTTGAGCGAAACCGGGGAAGAGGAGGCGAAGAGAGGTGGACAGGCCCTGAAAG ATGCTGACTTTGAGTTTGACATTTGCTACACCTCTGTGCTGAAACGGGCCATCAGGACATTGTGGCTGGTCCTGGACGGCATCGACCAGATGTGGGTGCCAGTGCATCGGACCTGGCGTCTCAATGAACGCCACTACGGAGGCTTGACGGGGCTAAACAAGGCAGAGACGGCCGCCAAGCACGGAGAGGCTCAGGTGAAAATCTGGAGACGCTCGTTTGACATTCCCCCTCCTCCAATGGGCCCAGACCACGACTACTACACTATCATCAGCAAG GATCGTCGCTATGCGGACCTGACTGAGGAGCAGCTTCCTTCCTGTGAGAGCCTTAAGGATACCATAGCACGGGCGCTGCCTTTCTGGAACGAGGAGATTGCCCCTCAAATCAAACTGGGGAAGAGGGTGCTCATTGCTGCCCATGGAAACAGTCTGAGGGGGATTGTTAAGCATCTAGAGG GAATGTCAGATGAAGCCATCATGGAACTGAACCTGCCAACAGGCATCCCCATTCTCTACGAGCTTGACAAGAATCTGAAACCTGTGAAGCCGATGCAGTTCTTGGGAGACGAGGAGACAGTACGCAAAGCCATGGAGGCTGTGGCTGCTCAGGGAAAGGCTAAGAAGTAA
- the marveld1 gene encoding MARVEL domain-containing protein 1 encodes MPPQPPQPQVRNNILKFLKSFLGILRILQIVFGAGLWITIAANKYEGSIHFVLFVAVLFWLLTLALFFLTLLDKQDLVPLLGGDRWLATNLAHDVAATVLYLPAIGIMFYKRGQNSYCNLDVYPYRCLYKGYLTAAVFACLCCLAYLLSVMYGVYRKCRREQTVI; translated from the coding sequence atgcCACCCCAACCTCCCCAGCCGCAGGTGAGGAACAATATCCTGAAGTTCCTCAAGAGTTTTCTGGGAATCCTCCGGATCCTGCAGATAGTTTTCGGAGCTGGGCTGTGGATCACCATCGCCGCCAACAAATATGAAGGATCCATCCACTTCGTCTTGTTCGTCGCGGTGCTCTTCTGGCTCCTCACCCTCGCCCTGTTCTTCCTCACCCTCCTGGACAAGCAGGACCTGGTCCCACTGCTCGGAGGGGACCGCTGGTTGGCCACCAACCTGGCGCACGACGTGGCCGCCACCGTGCTCTACCTGCCGGCCATAGGTATCATGTTCTACAAGAGGGGTCAAAACTCCTACTGCAACCTGGATGTGTACCCGTACCGCTGTCTGTACAAGGGCTACCTGACGGCCGCCGTGTTCGCCTGCCTGTGCTGCCTGGCTTACCTCCTGTCCGTGATGTACGGGGTGTACAGGAAGTGTCGGAGGGAGCAAACGGTTATCTGA
- the avpi1 gene encoding arginine vasopressin-induced protein 1: MPPFPVFFRMDTGPTSPPSSSGPSSLWRLAERRSRKGGSGNIFSNVNLWQLQRLFRAAGDQDAEQRAQVVWGHRDEAELAQALIGLRARSQRRGLRTNGRDALGSHWLRAFRHLRIGESLPSSQEKDAGVENDTEAGAHRSPEPHRHNSSGTAGAMVVPDESQNPAGTSERSIRVGSGLRRGEHNPERYLHRILH; encoded by the exons ATGCCACCATTTCCAGTGTTTTTCCGGATGGATACCGGACCcacctcccctccttcctcctcgGGTCCTTCCTCACTGTGGCGGCTGGCTGAGAGGAGGAGTAGGAAGGGTGGCTCAGGAAACATTTTTAGTAATGTTAATCTGTGGCAGCTCCAGAGACTTTTCAGAGCAGCAGGGGACCAGGATGCAGAACAGAGAGCCCAGGTGGTTTGGGGCCACAGAGATGAGGCTGAACTGGCTCAGGCCTTAATTGGACTGAGGGCGCGAAGTCAGCGGAGAGGGCTGAGGACTAATGGGAGAGACGCACTGGGGTCACACTGGCTGCGTGCCTTCAGACACCTCAG aattggGGAGAGTTTGCCAAGCAGCCAGGAGAAAGATGCAGGAGTGGAGAATGATACTGAGGCAGGCGCGCACCGCAGTCCAGAGCCGCACCGACACAACTCTTCAGGGACAGCAGGGGCCATGGTAGTACCGGATGAGAGCCAGAACCCTGCAGGGACTTCTGAGAGATCCATTAGAGTTGGCTCAGGACTGAGGAGAGGAGAACACAACCCAGAAAGATACCTCCATCGAATTCTCCACTGA